From the Anguilla rostrata isolate EN2019 chromosome 5, ASM1855537v3, whole genome shotgun sequence genome, the window TTGTAATTGTATCATTTGGACAATATCTGAAAATCCTGTGGACCGATCAGGGACATTTGACATCAGTGCCGCGCTCAGTGGACGAGCCGGACCGCCATTTAAGGGTCCACCATTTTAGCTACTGCCTACTGCGCAGTCGGTCCCAGTTTGTACAAAAAGACGgcacaaaaactgcatttcaaaacGCTTTTCGCTTGCCCGTGGGAAGTCGTTGGGTGACGTCACCGTTACTTCATCCACATTTTTCATACAGCCTATTATCTACCTCCCAGTGCGGGCTTGAGATTTGTGCACACTCTTGGCACATTtgttgtagattttttttttttactccgcTCCCCCGTTGTCGGTTGTTCTCGTCTGACCTGTCCCAGACGCTTCGCGAGTTTGGACTGGGTCTGGGATGGTTTCAGTCAGACGATGCTAGGTTTGCGCGTGACCAGGCTAAACAAACGATAAGATCTCCGCATCCTTTGACCTGCTGGCTACCCACCGCTGTCTTCACATTCATGTTAATGTGTCACTTGGGAATTGTAACTGTGTTCttttaatgttaatatttaaatttgaatatatgcCGTGTTTGAAATATACACACTATCTGGTCTGTGGTGTTTAGGCCCTAAGCTGCAATCATGGAAAAGCTATTTGACCATTTCCATCATTACGATTTAAGATGTAGATAATGATTGTGGTTAACAGAAAAGAACTGAAAGGTACAACTGAATAGTTGTGCAGCCTTGTCGGTATTCTCGGCCATGGCGCAAATCACCATCAACAACACTAATCTTCTGGTATGATTCGTTTCTTTGATCGCTTTCCTCTACGCCGGTAAGGGCCACTGCCAGCGAAGGCCATGCCTTCAGTCTCAGAAGTGAGAAAGAatcacacaattaaaaatcTGCACGATAAGGCAGAATGAATTGTACGTTGTGTATTTGAAAACCCAGATTCGTGTGACATCCATTTGAGGTGGCATTTAAATTctgcagcttttaaaaaaataaattttaaaaatggtctGTTAATGAAAACGTTGTAACTATGTTATTGTCATTTTGCTTGAAATTATGCTTCTTTATTGTAATAGCTACCCTTGAGCCACAAGCTTGGACCATCATAAATAGAGCACCTGCTTCCCTATTCAGCTCCAGCACCCTTTGTTGCCAGGCTGAAGTAATCATTGATTGACTTCATCATTATTACTGCAGTTAACCAATGCTGGGTCACTGTAAATTGTACACACATTATCAATTTACAAACTGTATTTTATGAATCATCTCAGGTAAAGTAGCAATGGGccccaaaatggaaaaaagccaGAACATTGTAAATATcaccaatatattttaaaggggCCCAGAATCCCTGGCAGCAACATTGGCATGAGCCACCAACACCATGATCAGGAAGTGTCTGGGCCTTCTCTCTGAGCAATGCTATTGCAGGCTTTGGTTGTTAATGTTATACACTTTGGACATGTACCCAGATGTCCTAACCTGGTCAGTATTGTGTTCTTGGTCACCTTTTTAGGGCTATAAGTTTCTCCCGACCACGTGACCTGGGAGACATTTTGACCCGAATTTCAGACCTTAACCCAGGGGGTTCTCAACCCTACTCCTGGAGATCTGcggtgtttgctggttttttgtttccacctCACAAATCAGCGACTGATAACCTGCTTTCACTGATATAATATACTCCCGAGCTGCATCACAATGAAAACCAGACCCTATGGCCCTCCAGAGAACCTCTCTTTCTGTAGAATGGTATTGTCATCATCGTCTCAGTATAACAGTTTGCACGTGTTTTCCGTCATGAAAACTAATAATTTTGcagaaatgtcaaaaatgtcaaaaaagaaaagttttggaaCTTTTTCCAAAGTACTGGAGGAGGAATGCTGGCCACTCCTGGCCcctattatttatatatatcatttctttatttttcaatcaTATGGAAAAGAGCATTTATCAGCACTTCAGCCTGCATACGTTAAGCTCTAGAGAGCCATTTCCCTGCCTTAAAATTCCAGACGCAAATCTCCTTTCCGTTGAGCTCAagagagccaatcagcttcCTGCAACTACATAGCCCCTTTAGCCCTGGTCCAAAAATGTGTCTCCAGTCTTCACCATATGAAGTCGAGTTTCCCGTGGCTCGACTCGTCCGTGGCGGCGCCGTACAGCCTGCTGATGTCCTTCGCCGTGCTGTTGACGTAGTCCGGTATGTAGCTGGAGCCGGGCACCAGGTACTTGGCCCGCAGGCCGCCGTAGATGGGCCCCACGCCTTGCCCGGCGCCCGCGTTGGCGGCCCTGCGGACGGGCGCGGTGTTGCGCTTGCTGGCCTCCGCCACGCGGATGATGCCGTCGGCGTAGCGGCGGAACTGCGCGTCCTCGTGCGCCAGCAGCTCCTGGTTGCGCGCGTCCAGGTCCATCTCCGCCCGCCGCcgcagcgcctcctgctggcgcTTCTGCGCCATCTGCTGGCGGAGCGCGGCGTCCATGTCCGCGCGGGCGTCTCGCTGCGCCCGCGCCGCCCGCCGCTCCCCCGCCCAGTGGGCCCGGTCCGCCGCCCGGTGGAAGCCCAGCTCGTCCAGGCCGCTCCGCTTCTCCTCGTCCTCCCGCAGCTGCCGCTCCCGCCGCTTGTACTCCCGCTGGGCGCCGATGGCGGCCGCCATGTCCAGGCCCGTGCGCTGCTTGCGGCCGCGCTCCTGGCTGGCCCGCGCCTCCCGGCTGGCCAGCGCCTTGGCGGTGGCGCGGGCCTCGGCCTCCTCGTACTGGCGGGCGCGGTCGCCCTCCTGCGCCGCCAGCATGTCCGACGCCGCCTGGctccgccgctgccgccgccgcagcCTGGCGGCCATCTTCTCCTCGTTGGCCCGGTCCCACTCGTCCTTCTCGCGCACGCACCGCTGCCGCCATTCCTCGGCCAGCGCCTCCCGCCGGTTCTGCTTGTCACGCTCGCCGCGGCTCGTCGCCACCTGCGCCGCGTAGGTGCCGCGCACGCGCAGCTGCTCCGcccgctgccgctgccgcaGCTGGCGCTGCTCCTGCTCGTGCTGCTCGCGCAGCGCCTCGCGCTCCCGCCTCTCCCGCTGCTTGGCCAGCGACGACTGCTGCCGGCCCTTCGCCATCTCCCGCATCTGCCGCCGCAGGTCCTCCGCGTACGCCCGCTTGTTCGCCTCGCGCTGCCGGGCCCGCTGCCGGTCCTGCTCCAGCGCCTCCATCTCCCCCCGCCTGATCTCCGCCATGAACCTGCGCGTCTCCTCGTTGGTGTTGTCGTCGATCCTCCGGTTCCGCTCCATCTGCAGCCTCCGGTCGTTCAGGGTCTCCATCAGCAGGAGCTCCCTGTGGAACTGCTTCACCCGGTCGCTCTGGTAGAACTGCTGCCGGGTGGCATTTTCGATTGCCAGCTTCCTGTATTCTCCGAGCTCTTTGGGGCCATTTCTCCCGTTTAAGGAAAGCAAAGGAGAAGTCGCTTCCATCTTGGACCTGGTTCAGGCCTCATACCCTTGGTATCTTGCCGGTAGAGATTTATAAGAAAATGCGTGGAATACCTACTGTTGCGTCACGCATGCATCGGCCAATAGAATTTGTTGACAACAGTTGCACCGCTTTGAGTGTTCTACAGTGACGTCAGGAAATCAAGCGAACTGCACTTGGCTAAATAGTGAGC encodes:
- the LOC135255857 gene encoding cilia- and flagella- associated protein 210-like translates to MEATSPLLSLNGRNGPKELGEYRKLAIENATRQQFYQSDRVKQFHRELLLMETLNDRRLQMERNRRIDDNTNEETRRFMAEIRRGEMEALEQDRQRARQREANKRAYAEDLRRQMREMAKGRQQSSLAKQRERREREALREQHEQEQRQLRQRQRAEQLRVRGTYAAQVATSRGERDKQNRREALAEEWRQRCVREKDEWDRANEEKMAARLRRRQRRSQAASDMLAAQEGDRARQYEEAEARATAKALASREARASQERGRKQRTGLDMAAAIGAQREYKRRERQLREDEEKRSGLDELGFHRAADRAHWAGERRAARAQRDARADMDAALRQQMAQKRQQEALRRRAEMDLDARNQELLAHEDAQFRRYADGIIRVAEASKRNTAPVRRAANAGAGQGVGPIYGGLRAKYLVPGSSYIPDYVNSTAKDISRLYGAATDESSHGKLDFIW